Proteins co-encoded in one Capnocytophaga ochracea DSM 7271 genomic window:
- a CDS encoding SDR family NAD(P)-dependent oxidoreductase, with amino-acid sequence MKNIIITGTSRGIGFALVQQLAAEGHNILALSRHTATIEALQLPNVHCFPFDITKTEDIQTVVTYLQQWQCVDILIHNAGKLINKPFEQLTETDFLEVYKVNVFGVAQLTQKVLPFMRNGSHVVSISSMGGVQGSLKFGGLAAYSSSKGALITLSELLAEEYKERGIIFNTLALGAVQTEMLTEAFPDYKANITPQQMARYIADFALNGSKVFNGKVLQVANTTP; translated from the coding sequence ATGAAGAACATTATCATAACAGGTACCAGCAGAGGTATAGGCTTTGCGCTAGTACAACAGTTGGCTGCGGAAGGGCATAACATTTTAGCCCTTTCGCGGCATACTGCTACTATAGAGGCACTGCAATTGCCTAATGTGCATTGTTTCCCTTTTGATATTACAAAAACAGAAGACATACAAACGGTAGTCACTTATTTGCAACAATGGCAGTGCGTGGATATACTCATTCATAACGCAGGAAAACTCATCAATAAACCCTTTGAACAACTTACTGAAACTGACTTTTTAGAAGTGTATAAGGTAAATGTATTCGGAGTGGCACAACTCACTCAGAAAGTATTGCCTTTTATGAGGAATGGCTCGCACGTGGTAAGTATCAGCAGTATGGGAGGGGTACAAGGGAGTTTGAAGTTTGGCGGTTTGGCAGCGTATAGTTCCTCCAAAGGTGCTCTTATTACCCTATCGGAACTTTTAGCCGAAGAATACAAAGAGCGCGGTATCATCTTCAACACCTTAGCCTTAGGTGCGGTACAGACCGAGATGCTCACTGAAGCCTTCCCTGATTATAAAGCTAATATCACCCCACAGCAAATGGCACGCTACATTGCCGATTTTGCCCTTAATGGTAGTAAGGTATTCAATGGAAAAGTATTACAAGTAGCCAATACAACTCCATAA